In Equus quagga isolate Etosha38 chromosome 14, UCLA_HA_Equagga_1.0, whole genome shotgun sequence, the genomic stretch GTAAACACAGAGTGTTCTGAAATCTGAGAAAAAGCACTGTCCTGGGAGCTCACTGATGAGCCAGATGGGGAAGTGCCTGGGGAGGACAAGCTGGAATAGCTAGTCCTCGGGCAGATGTTTAATCTCGGGGGTAAAATCTTCTCAGTGTTTTGGTTTGTGGCACTACTTTTGCCCACCTCAATCCCCATGACCAAACTCTGATTAATAAGCTTTTGCCCCTCCATTTGCAAAGACTTGTGCCGCTTAAGATAATCTTCCTCTCCATGCAAGAGACTGGATTCATAGCTGGTTTTAtgttgtttctttgaataaaacCCCCTGAGATACGTCAGTTTGCAGTGCTGGTCATCAATGCTGGGCTCTGAGCAGCGCCGGTGCCTCCTTGAACTCTTGAGAGCATCTGCTGTGTGTGGCGGGGAGTAGCCAGATGCATCTGCTTCAAAGGGCTGGCTCCTGGGATGATCATGTGAGGACATGTGACTACAGGATGCCACAGAAATGGCCACTGGCTTGGATTTAGGGAAAAGTTTCACATGATTTCCTTCATTACCAGATATGCCTTTcttcttaacatttttattagtgGCATTTTTCTTGATATCAGTGCCTGTGACtaaactctttttaaaacatgtcttACCCTCTTCCTGGAGGGGTTGATTCTGCTTCAGATAGTCCTCGTCCTTTTGCGAGAGAATTGCATCACAGCTGGACTTGCGCAGCTTCTTCTGATAAAACTCCCTGAGATAGGAAAGCTTTGAATCTAGATAGTCAATGCTGGGCTCCGAGCAGCGCCGGTGTCGCCTCAGGCTTTTCGGAGCATCTGCTGCAGCTGTGGACAGGTAGCTGGGTGTGCTCATGGCAGATGGGGCCCTGGCATGATCCTGCAGTCGGCCCTTTGTGTACATTACTGTAATGTTCACTGGCTTGGATTCAAGAGGCCGTTCCATTTGAACGTCTTCATCTTTAGAATGGTCTAAATCAAAGTCACTGAGGGTTAAAAGGCCTTCTACCTCAGGCTGGTCGAGATCATAATCACTGAGGGTTAACACAGAGTCCATGCTTCTGCTACCTTGACCAAGTTTCTTTACCAAGTCACTACAAGGAGCATCAACATCCTCATTTAGCTCATTTTCCAAGCTGTCATAGGAAGAGTCATTCAGTTGGAAGCAAGAGATATCTgtcaaaaaaatcaaaccatGGTTAACATTTCTACCTGCTACAAATACACGTTGCCTTGAAGACAACAACTATGGTGCTTAGTTTAATCCTCTTTTCATGTAGATTGCTCAAATTCCTACTTTCACGAAAGAAAGGATCTTTCACAATCTTCCCAATTAgtgcagaataaaaaaaaattgttggcgTATAGTAGATTTATCTCAGTTCCTGAAGAAATGGGCTTTCCTTAAGGAAGATTTCCTCAAAGTTATGAGGACATGTCATAATACCAAGAAATGGCAAAAAGTATAAAGGAATTATTGCCAGGTGTACCAAGGTTCTGAATAAGACTCTACCTTTAACATGGATCGCAGGCAGGTACACATAATTAACTCTAGTCTCAGGGAAACCATTTTCTAACCCtatcaatttttctttgacaaaattCTTTAATActcattactttatttaatctttatgacAATCATATAGGTTAGACATTATGGCTATCCATACTTATAGACGAAGATACTGATGTTCAGTGGCATAGAATAACTGGCCAACGATAACATAACTAGTAATTGGTGGTACAGGAATTACGTATTCTGGAAGGTTGAATGTCTTCAAATCTCTCCAGTGATGCTAGTTGTTTGTAAACTATTTTGTAGTGCACTAGAATTAGGTGTCTCAGGGACCactaagaggaaggaaaggaagagaaagaccagGCCTGCCTCTACTGCCTCTCTGGGTCTTCTATTCTAGTTTCAACCACAGCAGTTCTATTATATCTATTTGGGTTTcttgtaaagttttatttaaaaaaaagttaaagccACCATCTGTATTATATTGCCACTAACAACTTCTTGAAGTCTGAGATCTCATCTTATCCCTTTCATAATCCCCACAGTGTTAACATACCCTCACCTATTAACAGGCCTTCTAAGGAAGGAGCAGAAGCCCTAGGCCAACTGACTCAGGTCAGAAGCTCCCTCCATCTGAGCTGCTGGAGGCTCCAGGACAACCACTGTCCCAGCATCTTCAGACATGTGTCTATTTCTCACAAAAACCAATCCAATTAGTCACAATACCTGAGGCATTCTCTCTAGTATCACATCTTACTGAAACCTCTCCCAAGAGGGAAGTGATTTCTTCTCCAAATATTCTACAGCAATTTTCAATCAGAAATTGTATAAGCAGAGAAACCTgtacaaaaaaggagaaaaatgaagtgcTACTTTTCATATAGCATGCCTATAAATCAAATTTCATATATGAGTCCTGATTTTaaccaaaaaatacaaaagaatcctgagaaaaattcATGTCTgctttaaaagtatataaaacagtTTCCCCTAAAAAGCTATGATGCTTTCAAGAGTAGCTTGGGTATAGGAATTAGTTATAATTGGTGGAATCAAGTTATTATTTGTGGCCTTAGCTTAAATGCTAACATTTTTATACCAATGGCTCTGTCTTTAAAATTAGggtaatttttaagtatttaagaaAACGTCTTTCAGAATTAATATCCCAAATTTTACGTTCAAAATGGGGACTCAGTCCCCCAgggtataaaaattaaaaacttcattaccttttttgtaaattcattttcTAGTTCTGGGCTGGAGGAAGTAGGAGGCCAAAGAATGCTTGGAGCGATACACACGGCTAAATTAAAGGCAGTCATCTGATTGGATGAGGACTGTTGCTCAATGTTGTGTAATACCCCAAAAAGATACCTTAGGAGAACAACATTGGCTCTCGGAAGCTGGTCTAATAGcctaaagacagaaaaatgcaCTCTTTAAGCAAGACATTTCATAAAAAACTTGTATAGATAGGCAACCCTCGCTTTGCATGGGGTTTCCCATGCAAAGTAAGAAAGTTCAGATAGGCAAGTTTCAGTTAATGTGGCAAAGTGAGGCCTGCCTGTACAGAAAGAGAGTAAACGAGCACTGGGGATttagttatgtatttatttgtacaCTGTCTCCACAACCCCGTGAAAATGggaaagatgcagaaaaatggTTCTTAAAAAAAAGCTGCCTGAAATATTTCCCTGAAACTAGTATAGTGTGTTTTAACTTAGGCAAATCCTATAACATTTCAGAATATTCTC encodes the following:
- the ARHGAP20 gene encoding rho GTPase-activating protein 20 isoform X3, translating into MAFSPSESKTITVTNSDTVNEVINMSLPMLGISGSERDYQLWVNSGKEEAPYPLIGHEYPYGIKMSHLRDTALLTQGSKDSTAPSNFQEPFLMEQLPRAMQCQFILKPSRLAAAQQLSDSGQKTFKRRRSIINWAFWRGSSIHLDNLPVSPTSPMSGQLFGVSLPHICENDNLPKPVLDMLCFLNQKGPLTKGIFRQSANVKSCRELKEKLNSGVEVHLDCESIFVIASVLKDFLRNIPGSIFSSDLYDHWVCVMDQGNDEEKINTIQRLLDQLPRANVVLLRYLFGVLHNIEQQSSSNQMTAFNLAVCIAPSILWPPTSSSPELENEFTKKVSLLIQFLIENCCRIFGEEITSLLGEVSVRCDTRENASDISCFQLNDSSYDSLENELNEDVDAPCSDLVKKLGQGSRSMDSVLTLSDYDLDQPEVEGLLTLSDFDLDHSKDEDVQMERPLESKPVNITVMYTKGRLQDHARAPSAMSTPSYLSTAAADAPKSLRRHRRCSEPSIDYLDSKLSYLREFYQKKLRKSSCDAILSQKDEDYLKQNQPLQEEGKTCFKKSLVTGTDIKKNATNKNVKKKGISGNEGNHVKLFPKSKPVAISVASCSHMSSHDHPRSQPFEADASGYSPPHTADALKSSRRHRRCSEPSIDDQHCKLTYLRGFYSKKQHKTSYESSLLHGEEDYLKRHKSLQMEGQKLINQSLVMGIEVGKSSATNQNTEKILPPRLNICPRTSYSSLSSPGTSPSGSSVSSQDSAFSQISEHSVFTPTETSSPIDCTFQAQRKQEELSSDFSSSSLISGMPGPSSGQASSHLAYTKKDTVEWHSQMHSVTLHPSTWLRNGVASLKNWSLKKKAKAYRPEEKKTGSLQGPMEVPPHASGVPEANSLQERQKDVPLRAAKGLGAVQTAQRYNSQPSQDSEKHCCSPFILVEDRLKLCTQSHEEGEISGQCSPGARPCEQSSPSSLTVDDVTSPDSGPTVVCDVGDRHLTKDI